GCACGTAAATCAGCGCCCCCTTCTATTAAATGGGTGGCAAAAGAGTGCCTAAAAATGTGAGGCCCAACCTTCACATTGATTTTAGCTTTTCTCGCAAGCGCCTGCACAATTAAAAAGACCATCACCCGGGTTAAGCTGCCTCCACGCCGGTTTAAAAAAACAGTATCTAAACAGCCTGACTTTATGCCCATATGGCTACGTACTTCCCGCACATACCATTTAATATGCTTTAAAGCCATAGCCCCAATCGGTATCAAACGCTCTTTATTGCCTTTGCCGATGACACGTACAAAGTTTTCTTCGAAATAGATATGGCTTAACTTCAAAGTGATAAGCTCAGAAACACGCACGCCTGTACCATAAAGGGTCTCCACAATGGCTCTATTCCGAGTGCCAAGTGGAGTAGAATGGTCTATCGCACCTATCATCGCCTCGACTTCTGACACAGACAAAACAGATGGCAAATGTTGCCCTAAATGAGGACTTGCTACCAGCCTAGTAGGATCCTTAGCAATATACTGACCCAACCATAAAAATTTGTAAAAAATACGCAACCCAGAAAGTATCCTTGCTTGACTCGTAGCCTTCATGCCTAACGCATGCAATTCCGATAAAAACGATTGAATATGAACAGAATCGACTGTAACCGGTGGAACCCCCTTGCCCCACAAAAACTGGGCAAATTTTGTCACATCAGCAATATAGGCTAGAATAGAATGTTCCGCAAGCAAACGCTCTAAACGAAGATAGGTCTCAAACTGCTGTAGTAAAGACTTCCATTCGTGTTCCATGATACGCACTGACAACCAGTTACAATTGAAGAGATCAACTATAGCTCCCCCTGCTGGACTCGAACCAGCGACCCTTTGATTAACAGTCAAATGCTCTAACCAACTGAGCTAAGGAGGATTGTAACCATTACAATTTTACCATTTTTTTATTGCATAAACAATAGCCTATTATAGATGGATAAGAAAATCATTGCATTAGGAGCCAATCCTTGCATGATATATGCACCTATCTGCCCTAGGTTCACTTTTTTATATTAAATTGGGCCTAGTAGGATGAATGGTCAACCTAAATAAAGCGTACAAGATGATGGATGTAGAAGGTAGCGGGGCCAAGCCAAGAAGCCGTTGGACCCAAAAGTGTGCCATGGCGCTAATCAAGTTGCTAGGTTGGAAAATTAACAATGCAGCCGACTCAACCATTGCGCAAAAAGCAGTCGTGGCATTCGCACCACATACGAGTAATTGGGACTTTATTTACGGCATGTTATTTAAACTGAGCCATCCAGATGTGCCGCTTAGGTTTGCCATAAAAAAAGAGGTGATGTTTTTTCCACTTTCCTACTTAATGAAGATGCTGGGCGCCATTCCAATAGATAGAAACCAAATCACCAAGCGCACCAA
The nucleotide sequence above comes from Cardinium endosymbiont of Sogatella furcifera. Encoded proteins:
- a CDS encoding site-specific tyrosine recombinase, producing MEHEWKSLLQQFETYLRLERLLAEHSILAYIADVTKFAQFLWGKGVPPVTVDSVHIQSFLSELHALGMKATSQARILSGLRIFYKFLWLGQYIAKDPTRLVASPHLGQHLPSVLSVSEVEAMIGAIDHSTPLGTRNRAIVETLYGTGVRVSELITLKLSHIYFEENFVRVIGKGNKERLIPIGAMALKHIKWYVREVRSHMGIKSGCLDTVFLNRRGGSLTRVMVFLIVQALARKAKINVKVGPHIFRHSFATHLIEGGADLRAIQEMLGHSSITTTEIYTHLDRHYLRQIMQDYHPRSRLNPHHNASA
- a CDS encoding 1-acyl-sn-glycerol-3-phosphate acyltransferase yields the protein MMDVEGSGAKPRSRWTQKCAMALIKLLGWKINNAADSTIAQKAVVAFAPHTSNWDFIYGMLFKLSHPDVPLRFAIKKEVMFFPLSYLMKMLGAIPIDRNQITKRTNMVAVMAEMLHQADALMLVIAPEGTRSHVKRWKTGFYRLAEAANVPIILGYINYAKKEFGLGPIFHRTGNMEQDIGSIQDFYRKIPGKYPEKEVVE